Within Suricata suricatta isolate VVHF042 chromosome 12, meerkat_22Aug2017_6uvM2_HiC, whole genome shotgun sequence, the genomic segment tgaagggaaagggggaggagagaaaagaggtggtggtgatggaggagggcacttgtggggaagagcactgggtgttgtatggaaatcaatttgacaataaaatatttaaaaaaaagaacttaaggcAATATCTGGTTCATAGCAAGTAACACTTGGGCAAGATGTAATAGGAGAAGGAGATACTCATTCAATAATTACTGAAAGTGTATGAAGGAACAAATTAAGAGAGATATTATGGAAGGCTCTGTGGGTAAagaatttcttcctttcactGCTTAATTTGTTAAACAAATTACTGATTGACTACAATGGACTGGGCATTTTGATAGGCACTGTGTGGCTGTGATTTGAATAGTGGTGAAAAATGGAGTGGCAGTtttgaggagagaaggaagaaatttgaGTCAAGATTCAGCTCATGGGAATAGAAGGTTAGGAAAGTAGTAGGTGATAAAGATTAGACGGGTAGAGGAAGGACCTTAGTGGTGGGTCTTAGAGTATAGGGCAGAGAAGTTGTGACTTGTTCCTGTCATAGACTGGTAAGCCATCTGAGGATAAATATGTCTGAGAATCTTGGTGATGTCTGGGTTTCCCTTTCTGTTGCAGAGTTTTGGGGAGACATTGCCAAGGAATTTTACTGGAAGACCTCATGTCCTGGCCCATTTGTTCAATACAATTTTGATGTGACTAAGGGGAAAATCTTCATTGAGTGGATGAAAGGAGCAACTACCAACATCTGCTACAACGTACTGGACCGAATTGTCCATGAGAAAAAACTTGGCGATAAAGTTGCTTTTTACTGGTAAAAACATCTATCTTAAAGCCTGTGACAGATAAAGAGTCACCACTCAAATTTATATAGAGTTTCATAGTTTACAAAGTACTTTGAAATCTATTAATTCATTTGATGCTTGCAACAACCTAGGAGAGTAAGCAAAGTATTGTTAATTTAATCTCAGATGAGGAAAAATATCTCAAGTAAGTTAAATGACTTCCCTGAAGTCACATAACTAGTATGTGACTGAACTGACATTCGGAGCCAAGTGTCCTGATGTCTAGTCTAGTATTCTGGGCTTGTAATTGAAGAGGAAACGGGGAGACGGTAAATGGATGTGAATAGGATTGAGTAGCActctttctcattttgctttgGGAGGAAAATATGGATATTGGGATTTTCACTACCATTGTTGTTGTCATTATCTTTGAGTGAGCTGTAGTACCTGTTGGTTCAGAGTCCTTTCCAGAGTTTCCCAGGTATAATTTGAAAGCGGCCCCCATAGgcagagggcaaggagagactgaagaaagaggcaggccattCCAGGTTGGTAGGTGGCAGAAGGTGGAAGGCAGAAGGTGGAAGAAAGCTTCCAGTGCTAGGGTCTAGCTCATAGGTCAATCAGGTAAATCGGAGGTCATGCCTTTTTTAAGATGTTCCCCAAaagtgtcagacactgtgctcaAGTGCTTAACAAATACTATCTCATTTGAAGCTAACAACCAAGAATGCACTGTTTTGCTCATTTTACATGTGTGAAAACTGAAATTCTGAGATGTTAAGTGACTTCTCTGAAGTCATACAGCTAGTAAGAAGTAGGACTGAGATTCAAACCCACATAGTACAGTTATAGAGTTTATATTCAGAACTATGACACTATGCTATTCTTCTAACTCTTTACATTAGTTTTTTATCAGCTTTGCGAGATGAAGAAGTCAAGCACAGAGGGTTATGTAGTGAATAAAGTCATAGGGTAAGTAAGTGGTAGagtcaggactcaaactcaagtcTGACTCCTTGCTGGTAACACTAGGTCATGCTGCCTCCCCAGTGGGAACTTTTTAAGACCCCTTCCTTCCAGCAACATAGCTTATAGGTGGTATTACTATACTGAACCCAAATAGGACCTTGAAGTTCCAGTAATTGGGGTGTTGTTTCTGCCACCACCAGGAGCACTTTGAGAAttgatatattctttttaagtgaGCCAATAGGAGTAGTTTGGATGTTTCATAGAAGAGTTAATTGGTATCTAGTCAAAATTTGCCCAGTTTGTGTGATGTATTGATAAGAGCTCTAATGCCTTAAAATGAGCCCAACTCTGCCATTCACTTGCTATATAATCACAATCAAGGCATTTAACTCTGtgagaatccatttccttttccataaaatgggcataataattcTACCCTGTCTTTCTCATTATATTGTTATGAGAATCAAGTGAGATGATGAAAgcaatttaatttacttattggAAAAGACTGTACAAATGTGAATGGTCTATTCACATTGTCATTGCTCAATTTAGGGTTTCTTTACCACTGAAACACAGTCTTTTATATCCATTCAGACTTCCTTTAGCTTCTGCCCTTGGACTTTATGGCTTGAGCTCCATCTGACACTTGGGTTCACCTCCTGGGCTCCTTAGGGATCAGAAAATCTTTAAAGATCTGTAAAGGAGAGGCTTGTGTCTGATATTGTTCCCTGGTTTGAAATAATTCAAGTGCATGATGAAAGACAGAAAACTTAGTCCAGAGTTGTTCAGTCACTAGAGATTGCTCCAGAATCCTGAAGCTCTTCTTTCTAGTTCCCTTGCTATCCAGACCTGAACAGGCTCTagagtctctctttccctatttataaaatgagaggaGTTGACTAGATCAGAGTTTTCCAAAGAATGTTCCAAAAGCCACTCATTACTAGAGATATTAGCAAGGGCTTAATTCATGAAACAAATGAGTCTGAGAAATACTACACAATATATTACCTTTCTGGGATTCCCAATGTATATTAACATAGTAAAGCCTCCAAGAACTCCTATAGTAAAGACACGTGATTAATTTTTTTGACATGGGATTACCCAAATTTATTTTAGTCCCAAACACTTTCTGCAACATGCTATTAACATTACAAGAGGCAGTAGTTCATGGAACACCAATTTGGGAAACATTTgattatataatttctaaatttgCTTCTGTGCAAAGTTCTGTAATTCCATAACAAGACATCTTCATcccatttttacttttgtcactCAATcaacaggaatttttaaaaatattgatagtCACACGTTAAGTGTTATGGATATAGGGATAGAGGAGTGGGAGACAAGTACTACATGGGCCATTATTAGTCAACTATCTTATGTTAACAATAAAGTAAAATCAAGCCATacataaatcacatttttataaaaaagtaaagtgcAAATATGCCAGATGTGGTTACATCTCTTAAAacctccttatttatttatttatttatttatgagagtacaagcagaggagagggatagagagagagagaatttcaagcaggctccacgcatggggctcaatctcacaaccctgggatcttgacctgagccaaaatcaagagttagacgcttaggggcgcctgggtggctcaatcatttaagcattcaactgtcacttttgggtcaggtcatgagctcctagttggtgagattgagcccgggtttgggctgtgcactggcagcacggagcctgcttgggattctctctctctctctctctctctctctctcttccccccccgcccctcccccactcgtgcactcatactctttctcaaaataaacttaaaaaaaaaagtcagatgctcaaccagctgagccagccaggtgccctacctccatatttttaagtaatatgcTTATATTGCATACTTTAGAAAGTGACTTCCTATTATGATAGATGAGAATTTTGTTCTTGTATATtcctccaacttcattctttcatCTGTCTAGCTCtgtttttagtaaatttaaaaacaatgtttacaTAAGAGTAATATATTATGATTCTAtgattgcatttcctttttttttttaaagtttattttgagggagagaaaaagcacacagggtggggggcggggcagaaagagaaggagagagagaatcccaagcaggctttgttgCTGCCAGCCCAGACctggatgcagagctcaatctcaggaactgtgagatcatgacctgagccaaaaccaagagtctgatgctcaaccaactgagccacacaggtgcccctgcatttccttttatatacagatttttgttttctctgaagttAAAACTTGCCTGccatttttcttgtattatttgcTTTATCTCGTACTTAGTATTTTTCAAACTCCCTATCATATTTATTCTATGAAGTCCTCTTTTCTCCTAAAATCTTTTGCTTTGGAGTCCACCTTCTtcctgctctaattttttttcatgctttatgtgtgtgtgtgtgtgtgtgtgtgtgtgtgtgtgtgtgtgtgagagagagagagagagagagagagagacagagagagagagagacagagagagaatgtgcacaggggggaggagggaaggggcagagggagaggaagagagagtctttttttattaaaaattttttttactgtttttatttatttgagagagagagagagagagatagcatgaacaggggagggtcagagagagagggagacacagaatctgaagacaggctccaggctctgagctagctgtcagcacagagcctgatgcggggctcaaacccacaaaccatgagatcatgacctgagccgaagtcggatgcttaactgactgagccacccaggcacccaacagtcttttttttttttaaatttttttttgagagagaggcagtgtgtgcatgcatgtatgcatatgaacaggggaggggcagagggagaggaatagAAAGCATCTTAAGAAGGCTCcttgcccagtgcagagcccggcatggggtttgatttcacaaccatgagcttatgaccgaaactgaaatcaagaatctgacacctaactgactgaaccacccaggccccccaataatcctttttaaaatgacatattttccATGATGTTCTCCAATTGATATACTTCTTATGGAGTCATAGTATGACTTTCTTTTCAACCTAAACAATGTCATTTAGGTAGCTCTAGTGGCATTAGCAAACCACATTTATAGCTTATTCCTTGTTTTAGGGCATGTTCTGTAATAATGCACAGAGGAAATAGTGCTCTTAGAAGCAAAGTAGAACCATATTAAGGAAGAATTTGGCCTTTTACTTTTGGCTTGACACTGTAAATGTTTATGGAATAATAGTATTTTTAGAATTTGAAgtggccatttatttattttttaagtttatttttttattttgagagagagagagaaagagagcgagtgcATGGGCAtgcagagaggagaggcagagagagagagggagagagagaatcccaagcaggtttcgcAGTGTCGGTGCAGAGCCAATATGGGGCTgaactcacgactgtgagatcgtgacctgagcctaaatcaagagtcagattcttaaccaactaagcccacCCCAGGTGCCCATGAAATGACTATTTAGATCCACCTAGGCCAAATTTCTTTACAGATTGGTAGATTAAAGACCAGTGAG encodes:
- the LOC115274163 gene encoding acetyl-coenzyme A synthetase, cytoplasmic-like, whose translation is MGLPEERGRTGSREREEAGARIRVQSWSPPPEISRSAHVPSLQRYRELHRRSVEQPREFWGDIAKEFYWKTSCPGPFVQYNFDVTKGKIFIEWMKGATTNICYNVLDRIVHEKKLGDKVAFYW